One Vicia villosa cultivar HV-30 ecotype Madison, WI unplaced genomic scaffold, Vvil1.0 ctg.000308F_1_1, whole genome shotgun sequence DNA segment encodes these proteins:
- the LOC131626583 gene encoding uncharacterized protein LOC131626583, giving the protein MVHPDNTLKPNESQVVSPLVSPIVTKVVDICEHFENGEEFELREDMLHWIRTEATKLGFNVVIGRSDNGTDKRNAFVTLTCERSGKYICRIQKLKREDTDSRKCECPFRLHGYLLANNKWRFIVICGLHNHDLSQKLVDHPIACRLLLDEKTCVSDMTLSLVPPKNILATLKRKRPENTSNIKQVYNRRYQSKLAIKGDRTKMNVCVKCPDLLKYVESTILNQVKEKFVCAWTDDVMHLGNTTTNRVEFAHACLKNWLGNNKGDLITGWDSVNQIILNQHSEIHTIFGCSITVLEHRLKDITLYSQLVGNISQAALNYIFHEAK; this is encoded by the exons atggtgcatcccgaTAACACTCTCAAACCTAATGAATCTCAAGTTGTTTCACCACTCGTATCTCCTATTGTAACAAAGGTGGTAGATATTTGCGAGCATTTTGAAAATGGAGAAGAGTTTGAATTACGTGAAGACATGTTGCATTGGATTCGTACGGAGGCTACGAAACTAGGATTCAATGTTGTGATTGGAAGGTCCGATAATGGTACGGATAAAAGAAATGCATTTGTGACATTGACATGCGAAAGAAGTGGGAAATATATCTGTCGTATCCAAAAATTGAAACGCGAAGATACCGATTCAAGAAAATGTGAATGCCCATTTAGGTTGCATGGTTACCTTTTGGCAAATAACAAATGGAGATTTATTGTGATATGTGGTTTACACAACCATGATTTAAGTCAAAAGTTGGTTGATCATCCAATTGCATGTCGGCTCCTTTTAGATGAGAAGACATGTGTTTCTGATATGACTTTGAGCTTGGTACCACCCAAAAACATACTTGCAACCTTGAAGCGCAAAAGACCCGAGAATacatcaaatatcaagcaagtttacaatagGCGCTATCAATCCAAATTAGCGATTAAGGGCGATCGAACCAAGAT GAATGTTTGCGTGAAATGTCCCGATCTATTGAAATATGTCGAAAGCACAATACTTAATCAGGTTAAGGAAAAGTTTGTTTGTGCTTGGACGGATGATGTTATGCATCTCGGAAATACAACAACGAACCGAGTTGAGTTTGCTCATGCTTGTCTGAAGAATTGGCTGGGAAATAACAAGGGTGATTTGATTACGGGTTGGGATTCTGTGAACCAGATTATACTAAACCAGCATAGTGAGATACATACAATATTTGGTTGTAGTATCACGGTGTTGGAACACAGGTTGAAAGACATTACCTTATATTCTCAGTTGGTCGGTAATATATCTCAGGCAGCtctaaattatatttttcacGAAGCCAAATGA
- the LOC131626589 gene encoding endoribonuclease Dicer homolog 1-like → MEDAIRVSSPSYWLDACEDIPCDDFIDFHVSDPNQQHQQQSINNNNQDFFGGIDRILDSIKNGAGLPPTPPPPPLSDDDANLSNVKNQGNNTDGGALVDQDEERFSKRARVNGYNNERRINHQNNSNGSKERFERCFNGRKRPRAQDFKKRDNSCSVRRDVRGYWERDKSSGSNDLVFRSGTWEPDRVRQDKMIVDVKQETSDDKNTEQVSKEKVVPEEKARQYQLDVLEQAKSRNTIAFLETGAGKTLIAVLLIKSIHETLNQQNKKMLAVFLVPKVPLVYQQAEVIRERTGYQVGHYCGEMGQDFWDARRWQREFDTKHVLVMTAQILLNILRHSIIKMEGIDLLILDECHHAVKKHPYSLVMSEFYHTTSKEKRPSVFGMTASPVNLKGVSSQVDCAIKIRNLESKLDSTVCTIKDRKELEKHVPMPSEIVVEYDKAASLCYLHEQIKQMEAEVEEAAKSSSRRSKWQFMGARDAGAKEELRQVYGVSERTESDGAANLIQKLRAINYALGELGQWCSYKVAQSFLAALQNDERANYQLDVKFQESYLSKVVSLLKCQLSEGAVSDKNDGVDDSGNRAAHNGSDEPEEIEEGELPDSHVVSGGEHVDVIIGAAVADGKVTPKVQALIKILLKYQNTDDFRAIIFVERVVSALVLPKVFAELPSLSFVKCASMIGHNNSQEMRTHQMHDTIAKFRDGRVTLLVATSVAEEGLDIRQCNVVIRFDLAKTVLAYIQSRGRARKPGSDYILMVERGNLSHEAFLRNARNSEETLRREAIERTDLSHLKDTSRLISVDTHPETIYQVKSTGAVVSLNSAVGLVHFYCSQLPSDRYSILRPEFIMEKHENSGGPTEYSCRLQLPCNAPFENLEGPICSSMRLAQQAVCLAACKKLHEMGAFTDMLLPDKGSGGEKEKAEQNDEGDALPGTARHREFYPEGVANILKGEWILSGKDACKDSKLLHLYLYTIKCENVGQSKDPFLTQVSDFAVLFGTELDAEVLSMSMDLFIARTVTTKASLVFRESIDITENQLASLKSFHVRLMSIVLDVDVEPSTTPWDPAKAYLFVPMVGNKSLDPMNQIDWHLVETIIGADAWKNPLQKARPDVYLGTNERTLGGDRREYGFGKLRHGLAFGQKSHPTYGIRGAVAQFDVVKASGLVPNRDSVQTQKHINMTSKGKLMMADTCTSADDLVGRIVTAAHSGKRFYVDSIRYEMSAENSFPRKEGYLGPLEYSSYADYYKQKYGVDLVYKQQPLIRGRGVSYCKNLLSPRFEHSEAHEGESEETHDKTYYVFLPPELCLVHPLPGSLVRGAQRLPSIMRRVESMLLAVQLKNMINYPVQASKILEALTAASCQETFCYERAELLGDAYLKWVVSRFLFLKYPQKHEGQLTRMRQQMVSNMVLYQYALSKGLQSYILADRFAPSRWAAPGVLPVFDEDTKDDESSLFDQEKSICKIEMMDITDGVEDEMEDGELESDSSSYRVLSSKTLADVVEALIGVYYVEGGKNAANHLMKWIGIHIEIDPDEMECTTKPSCVPDSILRSVDFDALEGALNLKFKDKGLLIEAITHASRPSSGVSCYQRLEFVGDAVLDHLITRHLFFSYTDLPPGRLTDLRAAAVNNENFARVTVKHNLHLHLRHGSSALEKQIKEFVKEVQEELLKPGFNSFGLGDCKAPKVLGDILESIAGAIFLDSGRNTAVVWKVFQPLLHPMVTPETLPMHPVRELQERCQQQAEGLEYRASRAGNLATVEVFIDGVQVGTAQNPQKKMAQKLAARNALASLKEKEVDKIQEKNDENGTKNGNQTFTRQTLNDICLRRNWPMPFYRCVSEGGPAHAKRFTFAVRVNTTDKGWTGECVGEPMPSVKKAKDSAAVLLLELINKLYS, encoded by the exons ATGGAGgatgcaattagggtttcatcccCTTCTTACTGGTTAGATGCTTGCGAAGATATCCCTTGTGACGATTTCATTGATTTCCATGTTTCTGACCCCaaccaacaacaccaacaacaatcCATTAACAATAATAATCAAGATTTTTTTGGCGGTATTGATCGAATCTTGGACAGTATCAAAAACGGTGCTGGCCTCCCTCCGACACCGCCGCCACCACCTCTCAGTGATGACGATGCTAACCTCTCTAATGTGAAGAATCAAGGTAATAACACTGATGGTGGTGCTCttgttgatcaagatgaagaaCGGTTCAGCAAACGAGCTCGTGTTAATGGATACAACAATGAGAGAAGAATCAATCATCAAAACAACAGTAATGGTAGCAAGGAGAGGTTTGAGAGGTGTTTCAATGGTAGGAAGAGGCCGAGGGCTCAAGATTTCAAGAAAAGGGATAATTCTTGCAGTGTTAGGAGAGATGTTAGGGGTTATTGGGAGAGGGATAAGTCTTCTGGTTCTAATGATTTGGTGTTTCGCTCTGGGACTTGGGAGCCTGATCGGGTTCGCCAAGATAAAATGATTGTTGATGTCAAACAGGAAACTAGTGATGATAAGAATACCGAGCAGGTTAGTAAGGAGAAGGTTGTTCCTGAGGAAAAAGCTAGACAGTATCAGTTGGATGTTCTTGAGCAGGCAAAGAGTAGAAATACTATAGCTTTTCTTGAAACTGGAGCTGGGAAAACCCTCATTGCTGTTCTTCTTATTAAATCTATACATGAGACTTTAAATCAGCAGAATAAGAAAATGCTTGCAGTCTTTTTGGTTCCTAAAGTTCCACTTGTTTACCAG CAAGCAGAGGTAATCCGTGAGCGCACAGGATATCAAGTGGGCCACTATTGTGGAGAAATGGGGCAGGATTTCTGGGATGCTCGAAGGTGGCAGCGGGAATTTGACACTAAGCAT GTTTTAGTTATGACTGCTCAAATACTTTTGAACATTTTGAGACATAGCATTATAAAAATGGAAGGAATCGATCTCCTGATTCTCGATGAATGCCATCATGCTGTAAAGAAACACCCATATTCCCTGGTGATGTCCGAGTTCTACCATACAACATCCAAAGAAAAGAGGCCATCTGTATTCGGAATGACTGCTTCTCCTGTTAACCTTAAGG GTGTCTCCAGCCAAGTAGACTGTGCAATAAAAATTCGTAATCTTGAAAGTAAGCTAGATTCAACAGTTTGTACCATTAAAGATCGCAAAGAGCTGGAGAAACACGTGCCTATGCCCTCTGAAATTGTGGTGGAGTATGATAAAGCGGCCAGTCTGTGTTATTTACATGAGCAAATAAAGCAGATGGAGGCTGAAGTTGAGGAAGCTGCAAAATCTAGTTCAAGAAGAAGCAAATGGCAGTTTATGGGAGCTAGAGATGCTGGAGCTAAGGAAGAGCTGCGCCAAGTATATGGTGTTTCTGAAAGAACAGAAAGTGATGGAGCTGCAAACCTAATTCAGAAGTTGAGAGCTATTAATTATGCACTTGGTGAACTGGGACAGTGGTGTTCATATAAG gTTGCACAATCTTTTCTTGCAGCTCTGCAAAATGATGAAAGGGCAAACTACCAACTTGATGTCAAGTTTCAGGAATCTTATCTGAGTAAAGTTGTGTCTCTTCTGAAATGTCAACTGTCAGAGGGTGCCGTTTCTGACAAAAACGATGGAGTAGATGACTCAGGTAATCGTGCAGCTCACAATGGGTCTGATGAACCTGAAGAGATTGAAGAAGGAGAGCTTCCGGACAGTCACG TTGTCTCTGGTGGGGAGCATGTGGATGTCATAATAGGTGCTGCCGTGGCCGATGGCAAGGTGACCCCTAAGGTGCAGGCTTTAATCAAAATACTCCTCAAGTATCAGAACACAGACGACTTTCGTGCAATCATCTTTGTTGAGCGTGTTGTGTCTGCGTTAGTTCTACCAAAG GTTTTTGCCGAGCTTCCATCTCTCAGTTTTGTGAAGTGTGCAAGCATGATTGGTCACAACAATAGTCAGGAAATGCGGACCCACCAAATGCATGATACAATTGCCAAGTTCCGTGATGGGCGG GTCACATTGTTAGTTGCCACTAGTGTTGCTGAAGAAGGACTTGATATCCGACAATGTAATGTTGTTATTCGCTTTGATCTTGCAAAGACTGTTCTGGCATACATTCAGTCTAGGGGGCGTGCTAGAAAGCCTGGGTCTGATTACATCCTAATGGTTGAGAG GGGAAATTTGTCACATGAAGCATTCCTAAGGAATGCCAGGAACAGTGAGGAGACTTTGCGGAGAGAAGCAATAGAGAGAACAGACCTTAGTCATCTGAAAGACACTTCAAGGTTGATTTCTGTAGATACCCATCCAGAAACAATTTACCAGGTGAAATCCACTGGTGCAGTAGTTAGTTTAAATTCTGCTGTAGGACTTGTCCACTTCTACTGCTCTCAGCTACCTAGTGACAG ATATTCAATTCTTCGTCCCGAATTTATTATGGAGAAGCATGAAAACTCTGGAGGCCCCACTGAATATTCTTGCAGGCTTCAACTGCCATGTAATGCACCATTTGAAAATCTGGAGGGTCCTATCTGCAGTTCAATGCGCTTGGCACAACAG GCTGTTTGTCTAGCTGCTTGCAAAAAATTGCATGAGATGGGAGCATTTACTGACATGTTATTGCCTGATAAAGGAAGTGGGGGAGAAAAAGAAAAGGCTGAGCAAAATGATGAAGGGGATGCACTTCCAGGGACTGCTAGACATAGGGAGTTCTATCCTGAAGGTGTGGCCAATATACTGAAG GGAGAATGGATCTTATCTGGAAAAGATGCTTGCAAGGACTCCAAATTGCTTCATCTTTATTTGTATACCATAAAGTGCGAGAATGTAGGCCAGTCAAAGGATCCGTTCTTGACTCAGGTTTCAGATTTTGCAGTACTTTTTGGCACTGAGCTGGATGCAGAG GTGTTATCGATGTCCATGGATCTATTTATTGCTCGAACCGTGACTACCAAGGCATCTCTTGTCTTTAGAGAGTCAATAGATATCACTGAGAATCAG TTGGCATCCCTGAAAAGCTTTCATGTAAGATTAATGAGCATTGTCTTGGATGTGGATGTTGAACCATCTACCACTCCTTGGGATCCTGCAAAAGCATATTTGTTTGTCCCAATGGTCGGCAATAAGTCTTTAGATCCTATGAACCAAATTGACTGGCATCTGGTTGAGACAATAATTGGAGCTGATGCATGGAAAAATCCCCTACAGAAGGCTCGACCAGATGTTTACCTTGGCACTAATGAGAGAACTTTAGGTGGCGATAGAAGGGAATACGGATTCGGGAAGTTGCGTCATGGCTTGGCTTTTGGGCAAAAGTCACATCCAACCTATGGAATCAGAGGAGCTGTGGCCCAGTTTGATGTAGTGAAAGCTTCGGGATTGGTTCCTAACAGAGATTCCGTGCAAACACAAAAGCATATCAACATGACTAGCAAAGGAAAATTGATGATGGCAGATACCTGTACCAGTGCAGATGATCTGGTAGGGAGAATTGTAACTGCTGCTCATTCAGGGAAGAGGTTTTATGTTGATTCAATACGCTATGAAATGTCAGCAGAGAATTCTTTCCCTAGGAAAGAAGGTTATCTTGGTCCTCTGGAATACAGTTCATATGCTGATTACTACAAGCAAAA ATACGGTGTTGATTTGGTTTACAAGCAGCAACCTCTTATAAGAGGGCGTGGTGTATCATACTGCAAGAATCTTTTGTCCCCTCGATTTGAACACAGTGAAG CACACGAAGGTGAATCCGAAGAGACTCATGACAAAACTTACTATGTTTTCCTTCCTCCCGAGCTATGTTTGGTACATCCACTGCCTGGATCACTCGTTCGTGGTGCTCAGAGACTGCCTTCAATAATGAGGAGGGTTGAAAGCATGCTGCTTGCAGTTCAGCTTAAGAATATGATAAATTATCCTGTTCAGGCTTCAAAG ATCTTGGAGGCCTTGACCGCTGCATCTTGCCAGGAGACATTTTGCTATGAAAGGGCTGAGCTTCTGGGAGATGCTTATCTGAAATGGGTTGTTAGTCGCTTTCTTTTCCTAAAATATCCACAGAAACATGAAGGCCAGCTTACTAGGATGAGACAACAAATGGTCAGTAACATGGTATTATATCAGTATGCATTAAgtaaaggtcttcaatcatataTCCTAGCAGATCGCTTTGCCCCATCCAGATGGGCAGCTCCTGGGGTGCTGCCTGTATTTGATGAAGATACAAAGGATGATGAGTCATCTTTATTTGACCAAGAGAAGTCCATTTGTAAGATTGAGATGATGGATATCACTGATGGGGTTGAGGATGAAATGGAAGATGGTGAGCTTGAGAGTGATTCAAGTTCTTACCGAGTTCTGTCCAGCAAGACACTTGCAGATGTAGTGGAAGCACTGATTGGAGTGTATTATGTCGAAGGTGGTAAGAATGCTGCTAACCACCTTATGAAATGGATTGGTATTCACATAGAGATCGATCCCGATGAAATGGAATGTACAACAAAGCCATCCTGTGTTCCAGACAGCATACTCAGGAGTGTTGATTTCGATGCTTTAGAAGGGGCTCTAAATCTTAAGTTTAAAGACAAGGGTCTGCTGATAGAAGCCATAACTCATGCCTCAAGACCATCCTCAGGAGTATCCTGTTATCAGCGGTTGGAGTTTGTTGGTGATGCTGTGTTGGACCATCTTATAACCAGGCATTTATTTTTCTCATACACAGACCTGCCTCCAGGACGTCTGACTGACCTTCGAGCTGCTGCTGTAAACAATGAAAATTTTGCACGTGTTACAGTTAAGCACAATCTTCACCTGCATTTGCGACATGGGTCCAGTGCCTTAGAAAAACAG ATTAAAGAATTTGTGaaggaagttcaagaagaatTATTAAAACCAGGGTTTAACTCGTTTGGTCTTGGAGACTGCAAAGCTCCCAAGGTCCTTGGTGACATTCTTGAATCTATTGCAGGGGCAATTTTTCTTGACAGTGGGAGGAATACTGCTGTCGTTTGGAAG GTTTTTCAGCCTCTTTTGCATCCTATGGTCACACCAGAGACTTTGCCAATGCATCCTGTGCGTGAGCTGCAAGAGCGATGCCAGCAGCAGGCCGAAGGTTTGGAGTATAGAGCTAGTCGCGCTGGGAATTTGGCCACTGTTGAAGTATTCATTGATGGAGTGCAAGTAGGGACTGCTCAAAATCCACAGAAAAAAATGGCACAGAAATTAGCTGCTAGAAATGCCCTTGCTTCTTTGAAAGAGAAGGAAGTGGACAAAATTcaggagaaaaatgatgaaaacgGGACAAAGAATGGGAACCAGACATTTACTAGACAAACATTAAATGACATCTGTTTGCGAAGAAACTGGCCTATGCCATTCTACCG GTGTGTGAGCGAGGGTGGTCCTGCACATGCCAAGAGGTTTACATTTGCAGTGCGCGTGAATACTACTGATAAAGGTTGGACAGGTGAGTGTGTTGGAGAGCCAATGCCAAGTGTCAAGAAGGCCAAAGACTCAGCTGCTGTTCTTCTCTTAGAACTAATAAACAAATTATACTCgtga
- the LOC131626590 gene encoding soluble inorganic pyrophosphatase 1-like codes for MSPIKMHGDKVSPRINMYINQSIISNTYSNLTFIYTLSSKMSDHDEQVQEVQEVQESRPAPRLNERILSSLSRRSVAAHPWHDLEIGPGAPHIFNCVVEITKGSKVKYELDKKTGLIKVDRILYSSVVYPHNYGFIPRTLCEDNDPIDVLVLMQEPVLPGCFLRARAIGLMPMIDQGEKDDKIIAVCADDPEYKHFTDYKELAPHRIMEIRRFFEDYKKNENKEVAVNDFLPPSTAVEAIQHSMDLYAEYILHTLRR; via the exons ATGTCTCCTATAAAGATGCATGGTGACAAAGTCTCCCCACgtataaatatgtatataaaTCAATCAATCATAAGTAACACTTACTCCAATCTCACTTTCATTTACACTTTATCAAGCAAG ATGAGTGATCACGATGAACAAGTTCAGGAAGTTCAAGAAGTTCAAGAATCCCGTCCAGCTCCACGTTTGAATGAAAGGATTCTTTCTTCTTTGTCAAGGAGATCAGTAGCTGCACACCCTTGGCATGATCTCGAAATCG GACCTGGAGCTCCCCATATTTTCAATTGT GTTGTGGAGATCACTAAAGGAAGCAAGGTCAAATATGAACTTGACAAGAAAACTGGTTTAATCAAG GTTGATCGAATTTTGTATTCGTCGGTTGTTTACCCTCATAACTATGGTTTCATCCCTCGCACACTGTGCGAAGACAATGATCCAATTGATGTCCTGGTTCTGATGCAAGAGCCAGTCCTTCCTGGTTGTTTCCTGCGAGCAAGAGCCATTGGACTCATGCCGATGATTGATCAGGGAGAGAAGGATGATAAAATCATTGCAGTATGTGCTGATGATCCAGAATATAAGCACTTTACTGACTACAAAGAACTCGCACCTCATCGCATCATGGAAATTCGACGCTTTTTTGAAGATT ACAAGAAGAATGAGAACAAGGAAGTGGCAGTGAATGATTTTCTACCTCCAAGCACTGCTGTTGAAGCCATCCAGCACTCAAT GGATCTTTATGCGGAATATATTCTGCACACCTTGAGGAGATAG
- the LOC131626591 gene encoding probable small nuclear ribonucleoprotein G gives MSRSGQPPDLKKYMDKQLQIKLNANRMIVGTLRGFDQFMNLVVDNTVEVNGNEKNEIGMVVIRGNSVVTVEALEPVNRSI, from the exons ATGAGCAGGTCAGGCCAGCCTCCGGATTTGAAGAA ATACATGGACAAACAGCTTCAAA TCAAGCTGAATGCGAATCGTATGATTGTTGGTACTCTCCGTGGCTTTGACCAATTTATGAATTTGGTTGTTGACAATACTGTTGAGGTCAATGGCAATGAGAAAAATGAAATAGGAATGGTG GTAATCCGTGGAAATAGTGTGGTAACTGTAGAGGCACTTGAACCAGTAAACAGGAGCATTTGA